A region of the Labeo rohita strain BAU-BD-2019 chromosome 5, IGBB_LRoh.1.0, whole genome shotgun sequence genome:
ACCAGTGTCACTGAGATGCTAGTTGACGGCTTCTCTTCATTACTGGGTGGGTCGTGGCTTGAAGATTTAAGAGTCTTGCTTTCTGAATTTGAAGCAGGCGGTTTGCTGTTAAGCTCTTCTTGTTTCTCAGTCGCATCCAAATCTGTGGGTTCATTATCCACTGCACTGCCCTTCAGACATTCATCAATATGGTTGTTAAAGGCTGTAAGGTTTACATCCTTCATTTCTATATTGCACACAGGACAGGTGAGAGACTGCAGCACCTGGGTTGTGATTTTAAACGATGGCTTTAAAACTGCAGGTTTATTTACGTAGCTTGTTGCGTCTGTCTCCGAGTTTGTATTTGACAAATTTTTTGCTGATGTTGCGTCTGATTGAGTGTTTGTTGTTGGTAGATCTGTTTGTGCTGCAGCACCTGCGTCAGCACTATTGTTCGTTGTGTCTGTACCAGCGATGACAGGCATTTGTTCCCGCTGCTGCTGAAGTCGTTTCAACTGTGCTCTTTGAAAAAACGATTGCTGCTGAGGTCCTCTAGATTTGGGTGTTTGCTCAGACACAGAAGGTGCTTTTATCTCAGTGGACTGTGGCTTTAGGAAACTGGCACCTTCACTGCTTTCTTCTGCTTTGAGCGCAGATCCAGCACACTGCGTGAAGCCGCTTGAATCAGATCCACCTTTCTGCAGGAATCCCATTATACTCCTCTGAAGAGGCTTTTTATCTTCAGCGCTGATAAAGCCGGACACTCGAACGCCTGTTGCAAAACACACATCTCTTCATTAGCATGAAAATTTTCGAAACTGAATTTCAATGCCTGAAATAAACACCTAAGGTAGTgtcagagtaaaaaaaaaaaaaaaagtatatgatTGTATTGTCTCATTCTTTGTGTATGATGTCAAATCCTGCAATGATAAATCGTCTAGatttcatatacatataaaacagtAATGGCAAATATTGTGTCATGATACAAAGTTATTGATAAtgctattttactattattagtagtattataattatatatagttcatagacttttttttgtctgaagtttatatatatttttagaaattatatagatttttttttttttttttttttttttttttttaattcacatttatttggcAATTAAACTGAcgaaaagtgacagtaaaaactttataggtctaaaatatttcatataaatgcagttctttttagCTTTctgccaattaaaaaaaaatatatgacagtttccatacaaatattaataaccGTTGATAACAGGAAATTCAAATTAGCAtactggaatgatttctgaagaattataaattctatttcaaaacatgataaattacaaaacagttattttaaaattattataatatttcacaatattactgtttttacagtacttttgattaaataaatgcatcattggtgatatatatatatatatatatatatatatacacactgccgttcaaaagtttggattttcagttttttaattaagattttttatttatttttatttgatttaattttttaagtctcttatgctcatcaaggttgtattttttattaatcaaaatacagaaaaaacagtaatattgtgaaatattattgcaatttctaatattggttttctattttataggaaatatttatattatatttctatttaaaaatatcatttatttctctgacacagtgctgaattttcatcagccagtACTACAATCTTCAGtatcacgtgatccttcagaaatcattctaatttaataaaagcattcatttctttttttttttttaaaaaggaaaaaaatactgaccctaaacttgtGAATAGTACTCTATATTGTAACAAAATCTGTCgaaaaatgtttaactttttaattatcaaaaaaaatcctgaaaaaagtatcacaggtcccaaaaaatattaagcagcacaactgtttccaacattaacaataaatcagcatatcagaatgatttctgaaggatcatgtgacactgaagactggagaaatgatgctgaaaataaattatattttaaagtatattaaaatagaaaacttattttaaactgcaataatattttacaaaattacagtttttcctctgtatttttgatcaaatagataCAGCCTTGATAAGTATAAGAAACGTCTTTACAAatcattacaaatcttactgatctcaaacttttaaaggacagtgtatatatattgtagacacacaaatacttttaaaaactaaataatgatAACGACTTGAATAACACACAACACAAGGTGTAATATATACCCATGAGTCTCAGCTTTAGTGGCTGAGGACTGACACTGTCAATCTCAGCTTTGAGAAGGTCCTTAGCAGCAGCAAAGATCTCCTCCTCAGTGCAGACAGCATACTGCAGTGTGAACGCTTTGGTCTTCACTTCAAATTTGACATTCTTCAGCTTCAAAGTAACAGTTTTACCCTATagtacaaacacaaatacattcCATCTTATGAATGTGAGGCcaatgcatgtttacatttataccAGTCATTCAGggtgtttataatgtttaaaacatcCAGCAAGTGAAACAATTGAGAACAATCTTTAAAACAAAGGTCTGCAAAAGCAACTCTAGTACATAGTAATGATGTTGATGTTCACATCACAGATTCAAttaaaagaacaacaaaagATAAACAGTTCAGAGTGAACAGTTTTCGCTGGCTATTTCCAACACTCAGTATAATAATGGATAATAGCTACTTTTGCTCTAAAACCCAGGTACCTTGAGGCCTTCCCGCTGTAGGTCCTGTGCTAGGTCATGACAGAGATCCCTGCACAGGGAATACTGCTCCTCTGCATCGCTCATCTCTCCAAACGTCCTAAAAGAAACAGTGAACAGGAATAACGGAAATAAAATGAGGGAAGGAGGAAACAGAAATTAAATGCTTGGATCTAAAACGTGTTGAAGACTGGAAAAAACTGATTACCTCTCAGTGCTCATGCTTTTTCTTTCTGAATCCCTGAAACAAAAGACCAGTTTTCCTATTAAGTattagaatacattttttattctatatCGCACACTGTAACACTAAAAAAAGCACACCTCTCGATACATGTGGAGCCCAAACCCAAAGATATGTGAAGGAAATGATGCCAGGAGGTTCCTGAAAAAAGCAGGGATAATAGTGCCATCTGCTGGCCCAGCTGTGCACAATTGACAATTCCCAAAGCGGCCAGCATCTTCTCAGTAACCTTTCCAACACCAGACACCTGGAATTTATAAACACTACTATTAGGCCACGTTAATGAGCTATAGTAAGGTATAAAAGAGTCAGGCAGACCTTTCTAACAGGAAGTTCCTTCATAAACTCCATCACAACTTGTCTCTCAGGAGGAATTCGGTACTGGCCATTGGGCTTGTTCTTATCACTGCATACTTTTGCAAGCATCATGTTTGGGGCAATGCCTATAAAAGAGATCAAGCTAAGAAAAAATACTCTATATTTCTTATATGAAGTgtgaatatttgaaaatgttcatgttttaaggttaaaaatgtatgaaagttCTCCCCTCTCTCACCCGCACTGGCAGTAAGAGATGTTTTCTGCTCAATGCGGAAGCGCATTTCCCTTACAGCCTCCTCTGCACTCGTCCCAAACACTTCTGATTTCCTATCAGGCCCTGACAGAGAGGGTGAAGAGCTGGGACTGTCCTCAAACAGCACTGGAGACAGTCCATCTTTCTCTGGTTCAGCTGCAGACCTCTCTGCATTATTTCCTTCTCATCAGAATAAAGAAACATGGATCACTCCGACATAGTCACTCATAATAAAAGTCTTTCATCGTCAAAGCTCTCACAAAGTAAAACTTGGACTTAGTCCACAAGAGCAGGGCTTGTCAATCTTCTAGCTGCCATGGATCACCTGAGCTAACCAGGTTAAAAACCCCTACACTAAACAACAGACTACAGTAACGCACCTGTCTTGGCATCACAGGTGTAATATGTTCGCATGGTCTCCGGCCAGTGCTTCCGCTGCTCCAGGTGCTCAGTGATATCCAGATAAGCCTCGTCCAGACTCATAGGCATGAAATGAGGGTCATATTCTGAAAATATCTCCCGTACCTTCAAGACAAAGtcaggcattaaaggagaagtccacttccagaacaaaaatttacagataatgtactcaccccctggtcatccaagatgttcatgactttctttcc
Encoded here:
- the polk gene encoding DNA polymerase kappa isoform X2, producing the protein MENHQGAASSSSGADLLSRIALNDNKAGMEGLDRDKINKIILETSKGSRFYENELKKEQQVNQRIEKMMEQKAKITEEQMKQAQAEVDKLTCELERSRELSRLIVHVDMDAFYAAVEMRDCPELKDKPMAVGSTSMLSTSNYHARRFGVRAAMPGFIAKKLCPNLVIVPTNFDKYRAVSAQVREIFSEYDPHFMPMSLDEAYLDITEHLEQRKHWPETMRTYYTCDAKTGNNAERSAAEPEKDGLSPVLFEDSPSSSPSLSGPDRKSEVFGTSAEEAVREMRFRIEQKTSLTASAGIAPNMMLAKVCSDKNKPNGQYRIPPERQVVMEFMKELPVRKVSGVGKVTEKMLAALGIVNCAQLGQQMALLSLLFSGTSWHHFLHISLGLGSTCIERDSERKSMSTERTFGEMSDAEEQYSLCRDLCHDLAQDLQREGLKGKTVTLKLKNVKFEVKTKAFTLQYAVCTEEEIFAAAKDLLKAEIDSVSPQPLKLRLMGVRVSGFISAEDKKPLQRSIMGFLQKGGSDSSGFTQCAGSALKAEESSEGASFLKPQSTEIKAPSVSEQTPKSRGPQQQSFFQRAQLKRLQQQREQMPVIAGTDTTNNSADAGAAAQTDLPTTNTQSDATSAKNLSNTNSETDATSYVNKPAVLKPSFKITTQVLQSLTCPVCNIEMKDVNLTAFNNHIDECLKGSAVDNEPTDLDATEKQEELNSKPPASNSESKTLKSSSHDPPSNEEKPSTSISVTLVETDDSSDFKTPFFTHKTKINGKRSVIPKKKVHSETSSKASPTRHNVEDVTEMSSDSKGSSLTCPVCSQPQSTDDLALFNRHVDMCLNQEVLLEFKESHPPVDHSDAPALKSVKGQLGDQGRVSKVREKSKRQGSSPLPPSKKIKVLSTKHTIDKFFKGSPRQNV